In Cryptomeria japonica chromosome 10, Sugi_1.0, whole genome shotgun sequence, a genomic segment contains:
- the LOC131029296 gene encoding uncharacterized protein LOC131029296 isoform X1: protein MSIICNMWTRRIVNANPAVAWRNASIIHRRYAQAFSKGENGKFTQISGTKENPKSKDAPTNLQKRSHATSIKGETQMFSTVKGGRNLLNPNQRQDLLLFITRKES, encoded by the exons ATGAGCATCATCTGCAATATGTGGACTCGCAGGATCGTCAACGCTAATCCAGCTGTTGCCTGGAGAAATGCAAGCATTATTCATAGGAGATATGCCCAAGCATTTTCAAAGGGAGAAAATGGTAAATTTACTCAAATCTCAGGCACAAAGGAAAATCCGAAATCGA AAGATGCTCCCACTAACTTGCAGAAGAGGTCGCACGCTACCTCCATCAAAGGAGAAACTCAAATGTTTTCTACT GTAAAAGGGGGCAGGAACCTCCTAAACCCAAACCAGAGACAGGATCTCCTCCTGTTCATAACTAGAAAAGAAAGCTGA
- the LOC131029296 gene encoding uncharacterized protein LOC131029296 isoform X2, which translates to MSIICNMWTRRIVNANPAVAWRNASIIHRRYAQAFSKGENGKFTQISGTKENPKSKDAPTNLQKRSHATSIKGETQMFSTIAGKRGQEPPKPKPETGSPPVHN; encoded by the exons ATGAGCATCATCTGCAATATGTGGACTCGCAGGATCGTCAACGCTAATCCAGCTGTTGCCTGGAGAAATGCAAGCATTATTCATAGGAGATATGCCCAAGCATTTTCAAAGGGAGAAAATGGTAAATTTACTCAAATCTCAGGCACAAAGGAAAATCCGAAATCGA AAGATGCTCCCACTAACTTGCAGAAGAGGTCGCACGCTACCTCCATCAAAGGAGAAACTCAAATGTTTTCTACT ATTGCAGGTAAAAGGGGGCAGGAACCTCCTAAACCCAAACCAGAGACAGGATCTCCTCCTGTTCATAACTAG
- the LOC131029296 gene encoding uncharacterized protein LOC131029296 isoform X4, with protein sequence MSIICNMWTRRIVNANPAVAWRNASIIHRRYAQAFSKGENEDAPTNLQKRSHATSIKGETQMFSTIAGKRGQEPPKPKPETGSPPVHN encoded by the exons ATGAGCATCATCTGCAATATGTGGACTCGCAGGATCGTCAACGCTAATCCAGCTGTTGCCTGGAGAAATGCAAGCATTATTCATAGGAGATATGCCCAAGCATTTTCAAAGGGAGAAAATG AAGATGCTCCCACTAACTTGCAGAAGAGGTCGCACGCTACCTCCATCAAAGGAGAAACTCAAATGTTTTCTACT ATTGCAGGTAAAAGGGGGCAGGAACCTCCTAAACCCAAACCAGAGACAGGATCTCCTCCTGTTCATAACTAG
- the LOC131029296 gene encoding uncharacterized protein LOC131029296 isoform X3 produces MSIICNMWTRRIVNANPAVAWRNASIIHRRYAQAFSKGENEDAPTNLQKRSHATSIKGETQMFSTVKGGRNLLNPNQRQDLLLFITRKES; encoded by the exons ATGAGCATCATCTGCAATATGTGGACTCGCAGGATCGTCAACGCTAATCCAGCTGTTGCCTGGAGAAATGCAAGCATTATTCATAGGAGATATGCCCAAGCATTTTCAAAGGGAGAAAATG AAGATGCTCCCACTAACTTGCAGAAGAGGTCGCACGCTACCTCCATCAAAGGAGAAACTCAAATGTTTTCTACT GTAAAAGGGGGCAGGAACCTCCTAAACCCAAACCAGAGACAGGATCTCCTCCTGTTCATAACTAGAAAAGAAAGCTGA